Within the Pseudonocardia alni genome, the region CACCGTCGAGCTGGTCCCCTTCGACCTGCCGGCGCACGACCTGGAGCTGCTGGTCGTCGACACCCGGGCGCCGCACGCGCACGCCTCGGGCGAGTACGGCGCCCGGCGCGCCGACTGCGAGGCCGCGGCCGCCGCCCTCGGCGTCCCGGCCCTGCGGGACGCGGGCCCGGACGACCTGCCCCGGATCGCCGACGAGCGGATCCGGCGCCGGGCCCGGCACATCGTGACCGAGAACGCCCGGGTCGTCGAGACCGTGCGGCTGCTGTCGGGCGGCGCGGACCCGCGGGCGATCGGGCCGCTGCTCGACGCCTCGCACACCTCGATGCGCGACGACTTCGAGATCACCGTCCCGCACGTCGACGTGGCCGTCGAGGCGGCCCGCGACGGCGGCGCGACCGGGGCGCGGATGACCGGCGGCGGCTTCGGCGGCTGCGTGATCGCGCTGGTCGAGGCCGACGGGACGGCCGCGGTCACCGCCTCGGTGCGGGAGGCCTTCGCGCAGCGCGGCTGGGCCGAGCCGGTCGTGTTCCCGGGCACGCCGTCGGACGGGGCGGGCCGGCTGGCCTGACCGAGGCCCTTCCGCCTTTCGCGAGCGGAACGGAATCGGTACAGTACGGAAGTGCCCGTCACGCGGGCCCTGGCACCGCTCGACCCGCACCCGTTCGCTTACCGAGGAGACGGCTCGTGCCGCACCCCCTTCCCGTCATGGACCCCGCCGACGTCGTCGTGTTCGGCGGCACCGGCGATCTCGCGATGCGCAAGCTGCTGCCCGCGCTCTACCTCCGCGACCGCGACGGCCAGCTCGCCGACGACACCCGCATCGTCGCCGTGTCCCGATCCGGGCTCGACGACCCCGGCTACCGCGACAAGGTCGACTCCGAGCTGCGGCGCACCGCGCCGCGCTGGGCCGGCCCCGACGCCTGCGCCGACGACGCGCAGCACCACCGCTTCCTGGACCGGCTGCACCACGTGACCCTCGACGTCGCCGACGACGACTGGTCGCTGCTGTCGGAGCTGATCGGGGCACCCTCCCCGAGGCGCACCCGGGTGCTCTACCTCGCCTCCGCCCCGCAGCTGTTCGGGCGGATCTGCGTCGGCAGCGCGGCCGCCGGCATCGTCGACGACCGCACCCGCGTCGTGCTGGAGAAGCCGCTGGGCACCGACCTGGCCTCGGCGCAGGCGATCAACGACGAGGTCGGCTCGGTCTTCGCCGAGGAGCAGATCTACCGGATCGACCACTACCTCGGGAAGGAGACGGTGCAGAACCTGCTGGTCCTGCGCTTCGGCAACTCCCTGTTCGAGCCGCTGTGGAACGCCTCGCAGATCGACCACGTGCAGATCACCGTCGCCGAGTCGATCGGCGTCGGGAACCGCGCCGACTACTACGACGGCTCCGGCGCGCTGCGCGACATGGTGCAGAACCACCTGCTGCAGCTGCTGTGCCTGGTCGCGATGGAGCCGCCGGCCAAGATCGACGGCGAGGGCGTGCGCGACGAGAAGCTCAAGGTCCTGCAGTCGCTGCGGCCGCTCGACGGCCCG harbors:
- the zwf gene encoding glucose-6-phosphate dehydrogenase; this encodes MPHPLPVMDPADVVVFGGTGDLAMRKLLPALYLRDRDGQLADDTRIVAVSRSGLDDPGYRDKVDSELRRTAPRWAGPDACADDAQHHRFLDRLHHVTLDVADDDWSLLSELIGAPSPRRTRVLYLASAPQLFGRICVGSAAAGIVDDRTRVVLEKPLGTDLASAQAINDEVGSVFAEEQIYRIDHYLGKETVQNLLVLRFGNSLFEPLWNASQIDHVQITVAESIGVGNRADYYDGSGALRDMVQNHLLQLLCLVAMEPPAKIDGEGVRDEKLKVLQSLRPLDGPDVVRDTVRGQYAEGLVDGTAVPGYATELAESRAGTPRERERSSTETFVALRAEVANWRWAGVPFYLRTGKRLATHASEIVVQFKPVPHSIFPAFGEEIPANRLVLRLQPDEGVRLHMTAKQPGPGGIRPIPAPLDLSFARTFGDRLPDAYERLLMDVLRGNPTLFMRRDEIEAAWRWAEPILRTWEATDQRPRPYSAGSHGPASATALIERDGRAWHEDY
- the galK gene encoding galactokinase — translated: MSTVADAFATRHGAAPTGVWFAPGRVNLIGEHTDYNDGFVLPFALPHRAVVAAAPAAGGRSRVRSVQEPGAPVEFSAASVVPGEVPGWAAYVAGTCWAFREAGYPVGEVELELDSDVPVGAGLSSSAAVECAVGVALAGLAGADVDPTTLARIARRAENEFVGAPTGGMDQMASMHGRAGRLVFLDTRGDTVELVPFDLPAHDLELLVVDTRAPHAHASGEYGARRADCEAAAAALGVPALRDAGPDDLPRIADERIRRRARHIVTENARVVETVRLLSGGADPRAIGPLLDASHTSMRDDFEITVPHVDVAVEAARDGGATGARMTGGGFGGCVIALVEADGTAAVTASVREAFAQRGWAEPVVFPGTPSDGAGRLA